The following proteins come from a genomic window of Dreissena polymorpha isolate Duluth1 chromosome 1, UMN_Dpol_1.0, whole genome shotgun sequence:
- the LOC127833680 gene encoding glutathione hydrolase 1 proenzyme-like isoform X1, translating to MGKGRNISKSRAWVIVTVLTCAAIIGIGLGLGLGLKKVAESGSAKGEETTTVTPTSPSPLYSPPSPSPEGKYRFAAVAADNAECSKIGNHIMAVQGGSAVDAAIAAILCVGVHNMHSCGIGGGHFLTYYKRTSGKTYALVSREQAPAMATEDMFTSGKNASSTAGGKAIAIPGEVRGLYEAWKLGGRLPWKQLFQPAIKLCMQGFNVSKALSENMAGREVEFKNFTLFVQLITNPKTGKTYKEGETIKLPKLAQTLQVIADEGPNAFYNGSLTDNIVADIQEAGGIITKQDLANYTSLVGDALNFTLHGNYTAYSPPMPSSGAVYLFILNILNDFKFNPDTVSNVGSATTTWHRVTEAFKHAYSLRTQLGDNNVGSEAFRTYVAKLVKNMTDPSFGYARRQQINDSRTFGSDYYNPIFDSPWNDYGTAHLSVLGPDGDAVSITSTVNLQFGSKVIGNRTGIIFNNEMDDFSTPGTVNYFGVPASKANFIAPWKRPLSSMCPSIVVDGDGNVRLVIGASGGTRITTTTALATIEALQWNWSIKEAIDYPRIHHQLFPQELSVQRGFPQVVIDGLKALGHNVSVVSSASSICQGILRKEKFVMANSDYRKYGEPDGY from the exons ATGGGGAAAGGCAG GAACATATCCAAGTCCAGAGCATGGGTGATAGTCACTGTTCTCACATGTGCAGCCATAATTGGCATCGGGCTCGGTCTGGGCCTCGGTCTAAAGAAAGTCGCTGAGTCTGGCTCAGCAAAAGGCGAAGAAACAACAACAGTAACGCCAACGTCGCCTTCACCGCTATATTCTCCACCTTCACCTTCACCGGAAGGAAAATACCGCTTTGCAGCGGTAGCAGCCGACAATGCAGAATGTTCCAAAATTGGAAA TCACATAATGGCTGTACAAGGAGGTAGCGCTGTCGATGCGGCGATAGCGGCCATCTTGTGCGTTGGGGTTCACAACATGCATAGTTGTGGGATTGGAGGCGGCCATTTTCTGACCTACTATAAAAG AACTTCTGGAAAGACATACGCGTTGGTATCTCGGGAGCAAGCACCTGCCATGGCAACAGAGGACATGTTCACTTCCGGGAAGAACGCCTCCTCCACTGCAG GTGGAAAAGCTATCGCTATACCCGGTGAAGTTCGCGGTCTATATGAGGCCTGGAAACTTGGTGGTCGGTTACCATGGAAGCAATTATTTCAACCAGCAATAAAGCTTTGCATGCAAGGATTCAATGTCAGCAAAGCGCTCAGTGAAAATATGGCAGGAAGAGAGGTTGAGTTCAAGAATTTCACTTTATTCGT ACAGCTGATCACAAACCCCAAAACTGGCAAAACGTACAAAGAAGGCGAAACGATCAAGCTTCCAAAGTTGGCGCAAACTTTACAGGTTATCGCCGACGAAGGCCCAAATGCATTTTATAACGGCAGTTTAACAGACAACATCGTTGCAGACATTCAGGAAGCGG GTGGTATAATCACAAAACAGGACTTGGCCAATTACACGTCATTGGTTGGGGATGCGCTAAACTTCACTCTTCATGGAAACTACACAGCGTATTCTCCACCTATGCCTTCCAGTGGAGCCGTCTatctttttatattgaacattctGAATG ATTTCAAGTTTAATCCGGACACCGTATCCAATGTTGGCAGCGCAACCACCACGTGGCATCGAGTAACTGAGGCATTTAAGCATGCATATTCACTGCGCACACAGCTTGGTGATAACAACGTTGGCTCGGAGGCATTTAGGACGTATGTTGCAAAA CTAGTAAAAAACATGACTGACCCTTCATTCGGTTACGCCCGAAGACAGCAGATCAATGATTCGAGAACATTCGGCTCGGACTACTACAATCCGATATTTGACAGCCCCTGGAATGATTACGGCACCGCCCATCTATCCGTTCTTGGACCGGACGGAGACGCCGTGTCCATTACCAGCACTGTTAACCTGCA ATTTGGTTCCAAAGTGATAGGCAATCGTACGGGAATCATATTCAACAACGAAATGGACGATTTCTCCACGCCAGGGACTGTGAACTATTTTGGAGTGCCGGCGTCTAAGGCAAATTTCATCGCTCCTTGGAAGCGCCCATTGTCCTCCATGTGCCCAAGCATTGTCGTTGACGGAGACGGTAATGTTCGTCTGGTAATCGGCGCTTCCGGTGGTACCCGAATTACAACTACAACGGCATTG GCGACCATAGAGGCATTACAGTGGAACTGGTCAATAAAAGAGGCTATAGACTACCCGCGTATTCATCACCAACTGTTTCCACAAGAACTGTCAGTGCAGAGAGGTTTTCCACAG GTGGTAATAGACGGTCTGAAAGCACTTGGTCACAATGTCTCGGTGGTATCTAGCGCGAGTAGCATTTGCCAAGGTATCTTACGAAAGGAGAAATTTGTCATGGCAAATTCCGATTATAGAAAATACGGTGAACCCGATGGATATTAA
- the LOC127833680 gene encoding glutathione hydrolase 1 proenzyme-like isoform X2, with amino-acid sequence MGKGRNISKSRAWVIVTVLTCAAIIGIGLGLGLGLKKVAESGSAKGEETTTVTPTSPSPLYSPPSPSPEGKYRFAAVAADNAECSKIGNHIMAVQGGSAVDAAIAAILCVGVHNMHSCGIGGGHFLTYYKRTSGKTYALVSREQAPAMATEDMFTSGKNASSTAGGKAIAIPGEVRGLYEAWKLGGRLPWKQLFQPAIKLCMQGFNVSKALSENMAGREVEFKNFTLFVQLITNPKTGKTYKEGETIKLPKLAQTLQVIADEGPNAFYNGSLTDNIVADIQEAGGIITKQDLANYTSLVGDALNFTLHGNYTAYSPPMPSSGAVYLFILNILNDFKFNPDTVSNVGSATTTWHRVTEAFKHAYSLRTQLGDNNVGSEAFRTYVAKLVKNMTDPSFGYARRQQINDSRTFGSDYYNPIFDSPWNDYGTAHLSVLGPDGDAVSITSTVNLQFGSKVIGNRTGIIFNNEMDDFSTPGTVNYFGVPASKANFIAPWKRPLSSMCPSIVVDGDGNVRLVIGASGGTRITTTTALATIEALQWNWSIKEAIDYPRIHHQLFPQELSVQRGFPQTARASVQ; translated from the exons ATGGGGAAAGGCAG GAACATATCCAAGTCCAGAGCATGGGTGATAGTCACTGTTCTCACATGTGCAGCCATAATTGGCATCGGGCTCGGTCTGGGCCTCGGTCTAAAGAAAGTCGCTGAGTCTGGCTCAGCAAAAGGCGAAGAAACAACAACAGTAACGCCAACGTCGCCTTCACCGCTATATTCTCCACCTTCACCTTCACCGGAAGGAAAATACCGCTTTGCAGCGGTAGCAGCCGACAATGCAGAATGTTCCAAAATTGGAAA TCACATAATGGCTGTACAAGGAGGTAGCGCTGTCGATGCGGCGATAGCGGCCATCTTGTGCGTTGGGGTTCACAACATGCATAGTTGTGGGATTGGAGGCGGCCATTTTCTGACCTACTATAAAAG AACTTCTGGAAAGACATACGCGTTGGTATCTCGGGAGCAAGCACCTGCCATGGCAACAGAGGACATGTTCACTTCCGGGAAGAACGCCTCCTCCACTGCAG GTGGAAAAGCTATCGCTATACCCGGTGAAGTTCGCGGTCTATATGAGGCCTGGAAACTTGGTGGTCGGTTACCATGGAAGCAATTATTTCAACCAGCAATAAAGCTTTGCATGCAAGGATTCAATGTCAGCAAAGCGCTCAGTGAAAATATGGCAGGAAGAGAGGTTGAGTTCAAGAATTTCACTTTATTCGT ACAGCTGATCACAAACCCCAAAACTGGCAAAACGTACAAAGAAGGCGAAACGATCAAGCTTCCAAAGTTGGCGCAAACTTTACAGGTTATCGCCGACGAAGGCCCAAATGCATTTTATAACGGCAGTTTAACAGACAACATCGTTGCAGACATTCAGGAAGCGG GTGGTATAATCACAAAACAGGACTTGGCCAATTACACGTCATTGGTTGGGGATGCGCTAAACTTCACTCTTCATGGAAACTACACAGCGTATTCTCCACCTATGCCTTCCAGTGGAGCCGTCTatctttttatattgaacattctGAATG ATTTCAAGTTTAATCCGGACACCGTATCCAATGTTGGCAGCGCAACCACCACGTGGCATCGAGTAACTGAGGCATTTAAGCATGCATATTCACTGCGCACACAGCTTGGTGATAACAACGTTGGCTCGGAGGCATTTAGGACGTATGTTGCAAAA CTAGTAAAAAACATGACTGACCCTTCATTCGGTTACGCCCGAAGACAGCAGATCAATGATTCGAGAACATTCGGCTCGGACTACTACAATCCGATATTTGACAGCCCCTGGAATGATTACGGCACCGCCCATCTATCCGTTCTTGGACCGGACGGAGACGCCGTGTCCATTACCAGCACTGTTAACCTGCA ATTTGGTTCCAAAGTGATAGGCAATCGTACGGGAATCATATTCAACAACGAAATGGACGATTTCTCCACGCCAGGGACTGTGAACTATTTTGGAGTGCCGGCGTCTAAGGCAAATTTCATCGCTCCTTGGAAGCGCCCATTGTCCTCCATGTGCCCAAGCATTGTCGTTGACGGAGACGGTAATGTTCGTCTGGTAATCGGCGCTTCCGGTGGTACCCGAATTACAACTACAACGGCATTG GCGACCATAGAGGCATTACAGTGGAACTGGTCAATAAAAGAGGCTATAGACTACCCGCGTATTCATCACCAACTGTTTCCACAAGAACTGTCAGTGCAGAGAGGTTTTCCACAG ACTGCAAGGGCTTCAGTACAATGA